Proteins encoded within one genomic window of Streptomyces sp. NBC_00523:
- a CDS encoding beta-galactosidase, with translation MPSLRDAARGRILFGGDYNPEQWPEEVWEDDVRLMKEAGVNSVTLGVFSWARIEPRPGAREFDWLDRLMGLMHAHGIGVVLATPTASPPPWMGARHPETLPRAEDGSIVWYGSRQQFCPSSPVYRRYAAALTEDLAARYAEHPALTVWHINNEYCTHCWCDETAGHFRRWLRGRYGTLDALNDAWGTAFWSQHYDAWTEILPPRKAQYMRNPTQVLDFKRFTSDALMECFTAERDIVARHTPHIPVTTNFMPLWSGQDAWAWSAEEDIVSVDVYPDPRDPQGGQYNAMLADMTRSQADGPWMLMEQAAGAVNWRGVNHPKPEGLNRLWSLQSVARGADAVCYFQWRQSRQGSEKFHSGMLGHAGEQGRSFRETRQLGGELAAIGSAVSGTGVAAEVAVLHDWDAWWAGAQEGAPSARLDYAEVIRRWHRALWENGTPTDFARPDAELSRYKAVLVPHLYLLDDAAVDNLVAYVAGGGHLVCGFFSGVADVDDRVRPGGMDARLRELFGIATLHEWWPLETDETVECDGFRGTLWSEELEAAEGTEVLAAYRDGELAGLPAVLRRGRAVYVSTLPEPPALRTLLAGVVREAGVEPVLAGLPEGVEAVRRGELLFLLHHRREMVTVTVPGVYEDLLTGRVVTDRIALGRYGVAVLRRSAP, from the coding sequence ATGCCGTCCCTGCGCGACGCGGCCCGTGGCCGCATCCTCTTCGGAGGCGACTACAACCCCGAGCAGTGGCCCGAGGAGGTGTGGGAGGACGACGTCCGACTGATGAAGGAGGCCGGGGTCAACTCCGTCACCCTCGGCGTCTTCTCCTGGGCGAGGATCGAACCCCGCCCGGGCGCCCGGGAGTTCGACTGGCTGGACCGGCTGATGGGCCTGATGCACGCCCACGGCATCGGCGTCGTGCTCGCCACCCCGACCGCCTCCCCGCCGCCCTGGATGGGGGCCCGGCACCCGGAGACGCTGCCGCGCGCGGAGGACGGGTCCATCGTCTGGTACGGCTCGCGCCAGCAGTTCTGCCCCAGCTCGCCGGTCTACCGCCGTTACGCCGCCGCGCTCACCGAGGACCTGGCCGCGCGGTACGCGGAGCACCCGGCGCTCACCGTGTGGCACATCAACAACGAGTACTGCACGCACTGCTGGTGCGACGAGACGGCGGGCCACTTCCGCCGCTGGCTGCGCGGCCGGTACGGGACGCTCGACGCCCTCAACGACGCCTGGGGCACGGCATTCTGGAGCCAGCACTACGACGCGTGGACGGAGATCCTGCCGCCGCGCAAGGCGCAGTACATGAGGAACCCCACCCAGGTACTGGACTTCAAACGCTTCACGTCCGACGCGCTCATGGAGTGCTTCACCGCCGAACGCGACATCGTCGCCCGGCACACCCCGCACATCCCGGTGACCACCAACTTCATGCCCCTGTGGTCGGGGCAGGACGCCTGGGCGTGGTCGGCCGAGGAGGACATCGTCTCGGTCGACGTCTACCCGGACCCGCGCGACCCGCAGGGCGGGCAGTACAACGCGATGCTCGCCGACATGACGCGCTCGCAGGCGGACGGCCCGTGGATGCTGATGGAGCAGGCGGCCGGCGCGGTGAACTGGCGGGGCGTCAACCACCCGAAGCCGGAGGGGCTGAACCGGCTCTGGTCGCTCCAGTCGGTGGCGCGCGGCGCCGACGCGGTCTGCTACTTCCAGTGGCGGCAGTCCCGGCAGGGCTCGGAGAAGTTCCACTCGGGCATGCTCGGCCACGCCGGTGAGCAGGGCCGCTCCTTCCGCGAAACCCGGCAACTGGGCGGTGAACTGGCCGCGATCGGGTCCGCCGTGTCCGGTACGGGCGTGGCCGCCGAGGTGGCTGTCCTGCACGACTGGGACGCCTGGTGGGCGGGCGCCCAGGAGGGCGCCCCGTCCGCGCGGCTCGACTACGCGGAGGTGATCCGGCGCTGGCACCGGGCGCTGTGGGAGAACGGCACACCCACGGACTTCGCCCGCCCCGACGCCGAGCTGAGCCGGTACAAGGCGGTCCTCGTCCCGCACCTCTACCTCCTCGACGACGCGGCGGTCGACAACCTCGTGGCGTACGTGGCGGGCGGCGGGCACCTGGTGTGCGGCTTCTTCAGCGGCGTCGCGGACGTGGACGACCGCGTCCGGCCGGGCGGGATGGACGCCCGGCTGCGCGAGCTGTTCGGGATCGCGACCCTGCACGAGTGGTGGCCGCTGGAAACGGACGAGACCGTGGAGTGCGACGGCTTCCGGGGCACCCTCTGGTCGGAGGAGCTGGAGGCGGCCGAGGGCACCGAGGTGCTGGCCGCCTACCGCGACGGCGAGCTCGCCGGGCTGCCCGCCGTGCTGCGCCGGGGCCGCGCGGTGTACGTGTCGACGCTCCCCGAGCCCCCGGCGCTGCGGACCCTCCTGGCCGGTGTGGTCCGGGAGGCCGGGGTCGAGCCGGTCCTCGCCGGGCTGCCCGAGGGGGTGGAGGCGGTGCGCCGGGGCGAGCTGCTGTTCCTGCTGCACCACCGCCGCGAGATGGTCACGGTCACCGTGCCCGGCGTGTACGAGGACCTGCTCACCGGCCGCGTGGTGACGGACCGGATCGCGCTCGGCCGCTACGGCGTCGCGGTACTGCGGAGATCCGCGCCGTGA
- a CDS encoding carbohydrate ABC transporter permease, with the protein MTTLLDQRAEPAPPTETRLQRALRIEPRPVWEEEPTKAGLAFKGFGLVAICAVIIVPIWVVLVTSLSDTRTINDAGGLVVWPKHITFVAYKELLSGGAVTRAAAVSVGLTVVGTAVSMVVSILCAYGLSRRDSYAHRPLLMTLMATMFFGAGLIPTYLLVTGIGLSDSYWSMILPSAISVFNVLVLRGFFMDTAPELIDAARIDGAGEWRILLQIIMPLSRAVIAVISLFYAVGYWSQWFNAMLYIQDSDKYPLQMILRQLVLQHQVPPGAMGAAVSSGQINSLAVQMAVMILALIPVAVLSPFVQKHFQKGMLTGAVKG; encoded by the coding sequence ATGACAACTCTCCTGGACCAGCGGGCGGAACCGGCGCCCCCCACCGAGACACGCCTCCAGCGCGCCCTGCGCATCGAACCGCGCCCCGTGTGGGAGGAGGAGCCGACGAAGGCCGGTCTCGCCTTCAAGGGCTTCGGGCTCGTCGCGATCTGCGCGGTCATCATCGTCCCCATCTGGGTGGTGCTGGTGACCAGCCTCTCCGACACGAGAACCATCAACGACGCGGGCGGTCTGGTCGTCTGGCCGAAGCACATCACCTTCGTCGCGTACAAGGAGCTGCTGAGCGGGGGCGCCGTGACCCGTGCCGCCGCCGTCAGCGTCGGTCTCACCGTCGTCGGTACAGCCGTCAGCATGGTCGTCTCGATCCTCTGCGCGTACGGGCTCAGCCGCCGCGACTCGTACGCGCACCGACCGCTGCTGATGACCCTGATGGCGACCATGTTCTTCGGCGCCGGGCTCATCCCGACGTATCTGCTGGTCACCGGGATCGGGCTGAGCGACAGCTACTGGTCGATGATCCTGCCGAGCGCGATCAGCGTGTTCAACGTGCTGGTGCTGCGCGGCTTCTTCATGGACACCGCACCCGAACTCATCGACGCGGCCCGCATCGACGGGGCCGGCGAGTGGCGCATCCTGCTCCAGATCATCATGCCGCTGTCGCGCGCGGTGATCGCGGTGATCTCGCTGTTCTACGCGGTGGGCTACTGGAGCCAGTGGTTCAACGCGATGCTCTACATCCAGGACAGCGACAAGTACCCGTTGCAGATGATCCTGCGTCAGCTGGTCCTCCAGCACCAGGTGCCGCCCGGCGCGATGGGCGCGGCCGTCAGCAGTGGCCAGATCAACAGCCTCGCCGTGCAGATGGCGGTGATGATCCTCGCGCTGATCCCGGTCGCGGTGCTGTCGCCGTTCGTCCAGAAGCACTTCCAGAAGGGCATGCTCACCGGCGCCGTGAAGGGCTGA